A genomic segment from Panthera tigris isolate Pti1 chromosome A1, P.tigris_Pti1_mat1.1, whole genome shotgun sequence encodes:
- the LOC102956716 gene encoding putative methyltransferase-like protein 21E pseudogene — MIKKTSIYSHPLVHHLMDPGTQKEKGDDDSKKVVAEIMARCFVPSLITTTSWEGFHFVGHEILITEAMDSYGAVVWPSALVLCYFLETNVKHYNMVDKNVIEIGAGTGLVSIVASLLGAHVTATDLPELLGNLQYNISRNTKMKCKHLPQVKELSWGVALDENFPRSSNNFDYILAADVVYAHPFLEELLITFDHLCKETTVILWVMKFRLEKENKFVDRFKELFDLEEISSFPSLNIKLYKAVKKSRRSARKGKVVSRRVFL; from the exons ATGATCAAGAAAACGTCAATATATAGCCATCCATTAGTTCATCACTTAATGGATCCAGGAACTCAAAAag agaaGGGAGATGATGACAGCAAGAAAGTGGTTGCAGAGATCATGGCAAGATGTTTTGTTCCAAGTTTAATAACAACCACCTCCTGGGAgggatttcattttgttggtcATGAGATTCTAATTACCGAAGCCATGGATTCTTACGGTGCTGTTGTTTGGCCATCG gCCCTTGTTCTATGCTATTTTCTGGAAACAAATGTAAAGCACTATAATATGGTTGACAAAAATGTGATTGAAATTGGAGCTGGAACAGGGCTGGTCTCCATCGTGGCAAGTTTACTTG GTGCACATGTGACTGCCACAGATTTACCTGAATTACTTGGAAACCTGCAATATAATATTTCCCGAAACACCAAAATGAAATGTAAGCATTTGCCTCAGGTTAAAGAACTCTCCTGGGGTGTAGCTTTAGATGAGAACTTCCCCAGATCTTCCAACAATTTTGACTACATCCTGGCAGCTGATGTTGTCTACGCTCATCCTTTCCTGGAAGAACTCCTCATTACCTTTGACCATCTGTGCAAAGAAACTACCGTCATCCTCTGGGTCATGAAATTCAggttggagaaagaaaataaatttgtagatAGATTTAAGGAGTTATTTGACCTGGAGGAGATTTCCAGTTTCCCCAGCCTGAATATTAAGTTGTATAAAGCTGTGAAGAAAAGCCGGAGGAgtgcaaggaaaggaaaggtggtTTCCAGAAGAGTGTTCCTTTAA